From one Prochlorococcus marinus str. MIT 0912 genomic stretch:
- a CDS encoding anthranilate phosphoribosyltransferase family protein, with protein sequence MSNKYEEFKPYLKKIGSGEFTGKSLTREESKAALKLILKEEASAAQIGGFMIAHRIRRPIPEELAGMIDAYIDLGPKIHSTINQRQPIFFGMPFDGRKKTAPIYPLTTLLLLTQKQPVILHGGSRMPVKYGVSHNELFQALGINLTGLSIEQLQSFFNHNGLALMHQPDHFPLAENLIPYRDQIGKRPPLASMELIWTCHQGSHLHISGYVHSPTEERHWKTLELIGEQNVITIKGLEGGIDLSICRSSTIGQYKNQHGTRTVFHPKDYECSGQDIEWNDIEEWQRFALQALNGEGPLTKSLEWNAGIYFFYAGLSSDIKEGINKAKEVINSRLALKHLEKLINWREKNIDS encoded by the coding sequence ATGTCGAATAAGTACGAAGAATTTAAACCCTATTTAAAAAAAATAGGTAGCGGAGAATTTACAGGAAAAAGTCTCACTCGTGAAGAAAGCAAAGCAGCTCTCAAGCTGATACTTAAAGAAGAAGCAAGTGCAGCACAAATTGGTGGCTTCATGATTGCTCATAGAATTAGACGTCCAATCCCTGAAGAATTAGCGGGGATGATTGATGCCTATATTGACCTAGGACCAAAGATTCATTCAACCATTAATCAACGTCAACCTATATTTTTTGGGATGCCTTTTGATGGTCGAAAAAAAACAGCTCCAATTTATCCATTAACAACTTTACTATTACTAACTCAGAAACAACCTGTTATTTTGCATGGTGGTTCTCGTATGCCAGTGAAATATGGTGTTAGCCATAATGAACTCTTTCAAGCTTTAGGAATAAATTTAACCGGTCTATCCATAGAACAACTACAAAGTTTTTTCAACCATAACGGCCTAGCCTTAATGCATCAGCCAGATCATTTTCCGCTAGCTGAAAATTTGATTCCTTACAGAGATCAAATAGGTAAGAGACCACCACTTGCAAGTATGGAATTAATCTGGACATGTCATCAGGGAAGTCATCTACATATAAGTGGTTATGTTCATTCTCCTACTGAAGAAAGACATTGGAAGACCTTAGAGCTTATCGGAGAACAAAATGTGATTACTATCAAAGGACTAGAAGGAGGGATAGATCTTTCAATATGTCGTTCATCAACAATTGGACAATACAAAAATCAACACGGAACTAGAACAGTTTTTCATCCCAAAGACTATGAATGTTCAGGACAAGATATTGAGTGGAATGACATCGAAGAATGGCAGAGATTTGCTTTGCAAGCTCTCAATGGCGAGGGTCCTCTAACTAAATCACTAGAGTGGAATGCTGGTATTTACTTTTTTTATGCAGGTTTAAGCTCTGATATTAAAGAGGGAATTAATAAAGCAAAAGAAGTCATCAATTCAAGATTAGCTTTAAAGCACTTAGAAAAATTAATTAATTGGAGAGAAAAAAATATTGATTCGTAA
- a CDS encoding GNAT family N-acetyltransferase, which produces MALREVYEDAIRTCDKSLYSQEQIEAWSALAYLPGILDKPLKQGVGWVSCVNQTIEAFALKYPHNRLALLYCRGRSSRQGHATALLNQIEKDTLKDRPITLKTEASLCSYQLLLRHGWTIISPEEIYIGGVHFSRYLMEKTLY; this is translated from the coding sequence ATGGCTCTAAGAGAAGTTTATGAAGATGCTATTCGAACTTGCGATAAATCCTTGTACAGTCAAGAACAGATTGAAGCGTGGTCAGCGTTAGCGTATCTTCCTGGGATTTTAGATAAACCTCTGAAGCAAGGCGTGGGCTGGGTGAGTTGTGTTAATCAAACGATTGAAGCATTTGCTTTGAAATATCCTCATAATCGCTTGGCATTGCTTTATTGCCGAGGTCGTTCGTCGCGGCAGGGGCATGCTACGGCTTTATTAAATCAAATTGAGAAAGATACTCTTAAAGATAGACCAATAACTTTAAAAACGGAGGCAAGTTTATGTAGTTATCAACTGCTATTACGTCATGGATGGACAATTATTTCCCCTGAGGAAATTTATATAGGTGGCGTTCATTTTTCTCGTTATTTAATGGAAAAAACTTTGTATTAA